Sequence from the Priestia megaterium genome:
ATGTATCTTCTTAGCGATAAACAAACGCTTACGACATATGTAAAAGATACGATTCATGTGTATGGAAGTGGAACTTATGAACAAATTAAAGACCACCGCAACAATGTTGATCCGATGAATATGGCAGGATATAAATTTGCTTTTGCCTTCTTGTTTACGCCATTTATAATGGGCGCTTTGTTTTTATTTGGTATGTACGCAGGGAAGAAAAAGTGGTTTTACGACGTTTCAGCTAATCAAAAACAGTATGGCCACTGGGCGACCGTGTTGGTTCCGCTTAGCTTGCTGTTAAAAGGAACTATGTACCTGTGGCCGGATGCTAATTGGGCTGGCTCTACACATATGTTAGGGGGAAGTCTTCTATCTCTTGGTTATATTGCAGGCTTTGCTTGGCTATATGCGAAATGTGAAAAGTCATTTTTGATGAAGGCTTTTGAAAGCGTAGGAAGAATATCACTTAGCAATTATTTAATGCAAACGGTTATATGCACGACGATTTTTTATGGCTATGGCTTAGGCTATTTCGGAAAGCTCGGCATGATTGCAGGAATTTTCGTCTGCATCGGTATTTACGGAATTCAGCTTATCGGTAGTTATATGTACGTGCAAAAATTTAAAACTGGACCGGTGGAAAAGCTGCTGCGCATATGGACAAATTTTTCTTGGAGTGGAAAGCCAAAAGAGAAAAAAGCTTTACCGACAGAAGTAAATCATCCTTTTGTTGGATGATAGGGGTCAAACTTATGTGAAAAGGAGATTTTAAAAATGTGGGCCATTAGTATAAAAGAGTTTCAAAGCTTATTTAAAAGTATTAAATCAATTATCGTTATTTTAATCGTATGCGGTGCTTCCTATGGAATAGCTTATGTAGTTAGCCAATTTGGAGGCCAATTGACAAGTGCCCAAATTCAAGATGGAGCTAACGGTGGAATTTTGCTAATGCTTCTCGGGTTCGGACCTTTATTTGTCTCAAGTCTTTCTCATAATGTTATTAATCAAGAAATTAAAACAAGAACAGCTAGATTTTTAGTTACCAAAACATCAAGAGAACGTATTGTGCTAGGAAAATTCTTAGGTATTTGTTGTTTCTGGCTTGTTTGTATCTCTATTTCTTTTCTACTGATTGCGTTTATTTCGCATCATTTTTCTTTTTTTACATTTTTAGAGTGCCTACTATTTACTATGTGTATGATTTCATTTGTATTAATGCTTTCAGCTTTGGTGCCAAATCCAACTCATACCATGTTTTTATCGATTATTTTATCGCTTGTTTTACCGGTACTGAGTGAATGGAGCATGTTTTCCTCAAAAGAATATATTGCATGGTTTAAGTATGTAACACCTTACTACTATTTAGAGCTGGAGAAAGGCTATCTAACAGTTCTTTTTATTTTCGCAGCGTTCTGTTTATGTACGGCACTTTGGAGTTTTAAAAGGAGAGAAGTATAATATGTATGCCATTGAAACAAGTAAATTAACTAAAAAATATGGATCTAAAACAGTTGTTAACGGTATTAATTTACAGGTACCACAAGGAGAAATTTACGGGTTTTTAGGAAGAAACGGAGCAGGGAAGTCTACATTTATTAATATGCTTACCGGCGTTTCATTTCCTTCAGCAGGAGAATTTACGCTGCTGGGACAGAGTGATGTTGATTTAGAGCTTCAGAAGAAAATAGGCGTTCTTCCTGACTATGCCAACTTTTACGATGAGATGACAGCGCTCAATCACTTGCGCTATTTTTTAAAGATAAATGGCCATCGCTTTTCCAAAGAACACTGTAGTGATGTACTGAAGAAAGTAGGTTTAGAAGGACATGAGCATCAGAAAGTTGGAAAATTTTCATTTGGGATGAAAAAGAAGTTAGGAATCGCTCAAGCAATTGTAACAGACCCAGATCTTATCTTTTTAGATGAACCAACTTCTGGAGTAGATGTTGAATCTGCTCTTCACATTCATGAACTAATAAGAGAACTCCAAAATCAAGGCAAAACGATTTTTATGACGTCTCATAATTTAAATGAAGTCGAGAAGATTTGTACACGTGTAGCAATTATGAAAAATGGGGTCATTTTAATAGAAGGTACAATGGAAGAGCTGCGCTTTCAATATCAAGCGAAAAAAACGGTGATGATCAAACATGATCCTTATCCAAGCAGTCACAAAGAATATATTCAACAGTTTTTCCGTACGTTGAGTCCCGAAGTTGAATACCATCACATGTACACAAAAGTGATGCTTCAAAAAGAAAGAAATATTCCTCTTATTATTCGCGAATTGATTCAATGCGGCATCGACATTTATCAAGTTCACGTCGAAGAACCTTCTTTAGAGGAAATCTTTTTGCAAAAAAATATTGTGGATCACTCACAGGTGAGTTAATGAGCGAAAGTCCGTTGGTTTACTACTCAGCCTGAATACATTATTTATAAATATCAGTTAGGAAGCTTCTGACAAAAACATGTTTATTTTCTCAAGAAACTGATAAGATAGCTAATGACATTTAAAAATAAGAAAGGATTTCGATTATGTTATCAGCTATTAATTCAGTAGATTATACCATTTTCCACGCGGTGAATCAGTATGCCTCACACGTAAAGCCTCTAGATTCGCTGATGGTATTCTTTGCAGATTATGCCCAGTATGTACTTATCGTTTTACTCGGCTTGTTTTTACTTATTAATAAAAACGGCAGCCGTGTTGTAGCATTTCAAGCTTTATGTGCTTGTGCCACAGGAGTCATTATCAATAAAGTGATTAGTTTATTTGCTTATCGAGATCGTCCGTTTATCTCTCACCACGTGAATCAGCTTATTGATCACGCCGCAAATTCTTCATTTCCAAGCGATCATGCTACATCTGCATTAGTTATCACTTTTACCATTTGGCTGCATTTCAAACGTTCAGGGCGCATGTGGGTTGTCATGGGTGCACTCATTGCATTTTCACGCGTATGGGTTGGCGTTCACTACCCATTCGATGTGTTAACAGGAGCCATTTTAGGCTGCGTGCTGGCGCTGTTTATTCATTATGTTATTTTTAATACGAAACTGATGAGGGCTATTACCAACCTGTCTATTTTTCGAAAATCAGCTTATGACGAACAGTCTCAATATTATTAAGAAAAAGCCGCAAATACGCGGCTTTTTTATTGGGAAATTTTTAATGTATTTAATACTTGTTTCTTAAAATTAAATTGTGTACAATTAAATTACAGGAACGATAAATGAAAAATTTTTAATAAAATTAACGAAAAAGAGGAGAGATTTATACATGAAAGCTTTATATGAAACAACAGTTGTTAACACAGGTGGAAGAACAGGAGAAGTTCACTCTTTAGATAACATCTTTAACTTAGATGTTGCAACACCTCCAGCGCTTGGCGGAGAAGCAACAACAGCAACAAACCCAGAGCAGCTATTTGCAGCTGGATACAGTGCTTGTTTCAACAGCGCGTTAGAATTTATGCTGAAAAAACATAACGTAGAAATCAAAAGCAGTGAAGTAAAAGCTACTGTTCAGCTGCTTCCTGATAAAGCTGATCAAGGAGTGAAAATTGGAGTAGCGCTTGAAGCTCATATCGAAGGCTTAGATTTAGAAACAGCTAAAAAATATGTAGACCTAGCTCATTCATACTGCCCGTATTCAAAAGCAATCAGCGGCAACGTAGACGTAACGGTAGAAGTAGTTTAATTGCTTTAAAAAGCCCTGCTAAGCATGTAAAGCTTAGCAGGGCTTTTTTATTTGAATTTTCTCTATTCATTTGTAAGCAGTACTAGTATAATGAGGAGGAAAATGGAATCATTCGCACAGTTTAGGTGCTCTTACATAGCGTAAGAGGTAACAGGGAATCGAGTGCAAGTCTCGAGCGGTCCAGCCACTGTAAGCAGGGAGTTTTCTATCATATCGTCACTCAAAATGGGGAAGGCGGTAGAAAATGATGATCTCAAGCCAGGAGACCTACCTATTCTGTACACTTGACTCTTCTAGGAAAGAGGCGGTGTATCAAGGTACGCAGTGAGCAATTGCTGTTTATTTTCATATGCCGACACATCCTCAATTTCTATAGAATTGAGGCTTTTTTACATTTTATTTTAAAAAAAGGAGTGTAGGAAATGGAAGGTTTATCAGTTTTTTTACTTGTCTTTTTATTAGGAATCAGGCACGGATTGGATGCAGATCACTTAGCTTTTATTGATGGCCAGACCCGATATAATTGGCGAATGGGGAGCCGTTTTGCCCCGTGGATCGGAACGCTGTTTTCACTAGGTCACGGAGGAATGGTGGCCGTCACGGCTGGGGTGCTGGGCGTGGTGATGAAGAATTTTACGTTTCCATCATATTTCGATAATTTTGCGTCTTGGGTATCCATTATCTCTCTCTTTCTGATTGGGACATTAAACACATATCATTTGCTTCGAACTAAAAATAAAGAAGAAGATTTTCAGCTGAGCGGATTAAAAGGGAAGTTTATCCCGAAAATCGCAAAAGGAACAACTAATCCTTTTTTAATTATTCTTGTAGGGGCGCTGTTTGCTTTAGCAGCTGAAACGGTCAGTCAAACGGCCGTGTGGTCTCTAGCTGTAGGAAACGCAGGAAAGTATACGCCGCTTTTATTAGGACTAGTGTTTATGTTTGGCATGATGCTCACAGATACAATCGATTCAATGATTGTACATAAAATGGTGAATGAATCGAGTAAATTTGGACAATCTGCTTCCCGCTTGATGGGCTGGGTTATTGTTGTCCTCGCGTATGGTGTGTCATTCTATTTAGCATTCACTTTCTTTAACCCATGGGCCGAAGTAAACTTTGAAATGGTTGGCGTTATTCTGTTTATTTTTTTAGTGTCTATGTTTGTTTTTGTGAGTGCGAAGTCAAAAGGGAAAAATATTAAAATAAATGTCAATTAGTCAAACGAAAGCTTTAATCTGTTGAAGATTGAAGCTTTTTTGTATGAATTTGTTGAAGTTTATGGCTATTTTCGGTCGGTTACGAATAAGTTAAAGTATTATCTGTATTTAAAGGATGGAAAATTGTCTGAAAACCATTATAATTAAGGATAATTTAAGGTCATTATGTGAAACGTAGAACATAGTTATACGTACGATAAATAAAAGCATTTAATGCAAGCAGCAGGGGTTGTTTGGAGGAGGAATTGATTTGAGTCAGGTAATGGTAGAACAAAGTGTATTTAGTTATTTAAAAGAACATGAACAAGAGATGCTTGAAGATTTAGTTGGATTTGTGAAAAAAGAATCACCGTCCTACAGTAAAGAGTTAGTAGATCAGTGTGGAATGTATTTAACGCAGCTGTTTCAAAAGCGTTTAGGGGTAGGGTACGAAATCATAGAAGAAAAAGAAGTAGGAAACCACTTGAAATTTACGATTGGAGAAGGAGAAAAGCAGCTTTTAATCATCGGTCACTTTGACACGGTATGGGAAAAGGGAAGGCTGAGTCTAAGAACAGAGGGAAACAAGCTGTACGGTCCGGGAATTTTAGATATGAAAGGCGGCATTGTACAATCTATATGGGCGATTAAAGCGATTCAAGAGCTTGGCTTAGCTTTGGATAAAAAGATTGTATTTTTCTGCAATTCAGATGAAGAGATTGGGTCAATTTCTTCTAAAAAATATATAGAAGAAGAAGCACAAAGAAGTGAAGCAGTGCTAGTGGCAGAACCTGCTGTGGCGGGTTCAGGCGCGTTAAAAACGTCGCGCAAAGGAGCCGGAATTTTCACCATAAAAGTGTGGGGACGAG
This genomic interval carries:
- a CDS encoding sodium:proton antiporter gives rise to the protein MEGLSVFLLVFLLGIRHGLDADHLAFIDGQTRYNWRMGSRFAPWIGTLFSLGHGGMVAVTAGVLGVVMKNFTFPSYFDNFASWVSIISLFLIGTLNTYHLLRTKNKEEDFQLSGLKGKFIPKIAKGTTNPFLIILVGALFALAAETVSQTAVWSLAVGNAGKYTPLLLGLVFMFGMMLTDTIDSMIVHKMVNESSKFGQSASRLMGWVIVVLAYGVSFYLAFTFFNPWAEVNFEMVGVILFIFLVSMFVFVSAKSKGKNIKINVN
- a CDS encoding organic hydroperoxide resistance protein; the protein is MKALYETTVVNTGGRTGEVHSLDNIFNLDVATPPALGGEATTATNPEQLFAAGYSACFNSALEFMLKKHNVEIKSSEVKATVQLLPDKADQGVKIGVALEAHIEGLDLETAKKYVDLAHSYCPYSKAISGNVDVTVEVV
- a CDS encoding M20 family metallopeptidase, coding for MFGGGIDLSQVMVEQSVFSYLKEHEQEMLEDLVGFVKKESPSYSKELVDQCGMYLTQLFQKRLGVGYEIIEEKEVGNHLKFTIGEGEKQLLIIGHFDTVWEKGRLSLRTEGNKLYGPGILDMKGGIVQSIWAIKAIQELGLALDKKIVFFCNSDEEIGSISSKKYIEEEAQRSEAVLVAEPAVAGSGALKTSRKGAGIFTIKVWGRAAHAGNHHKEGINAIEELARQVIFLQGLTDYEKGTTVNVGTFTGGSGTNVVPEYAEAHVDLRVSTEEEAKRMTDIILNLTPILKGIKLEVTGGMNRPPMVKSKQTEELFECAQSIAAKLGMKLEEAAVGGGSDGNFTAAIGVPTLDGLGACGKGIHAEYEHIQIDTLSERSSLFANLLLQI
- a CDS encoding ABC transporter permease, whose protein sequence is MWAISIKEFQSLFKSIKSIIVILIVCGASYGIAYVVSQFGGQLTSAQIQDGANGGILLMLLGFGPLFVSSLSHNVINQEIKTRTARFLVTKTSRERIVLGKFLGICCFWLVCISISFLLIAFISHHFSFFTFLECLLFTMCMISFVLMLSALVPNPTHTMFLSIILSLVLPVLSEWSMFSSKEYIAWFKYVTPYYYLELEKGYLTVLFIFAAFCLCTALWSFKRREV
- a CDS encoding ABC transporter ATP-binding protein, with the protein product MYAIETSKLTKKYGSKTVVNGINLQVPQGEIYGFLGRNGAGKSTFINMLTGVSFPSAGEFTLLGQSDVDLELQKKIGVLPDYANFYDEMTALNHLRYFLKINGHRFSKEHCSDVLKKVGLEGHEHQKVGKFSFGMKKKLGIAQAIVTDPDLIFLDEPTSGVDVESALHIHELIRELQNQGKTIFMTSHNLNEVEKICTRVAIMKNGVILIEGTMEELRFQYQAKKTVMIKHDPYPSSHKEYIQQFFRTLSPEVEYHHMYTKVMLQKERNIPLIIRELIQCGIDIYQVHVEEPSLEEIFLQKNIVDHSQVS
- a CDS encoding DUF418 domain-containing protein, coding for MSNDFRRVKVIDSMRGFSLFGILLANMLIFQYGIYGKDMIHLFSLSPSDSAAYVFLKVAVEESFMPIFTFLFGYSMVKMKESLERRKLGVKRHFFRRFLLLLGFGLLHGVFLWEGDILTFYGMMGVFLLLFFLNRKAKTLLVWASILLVLTGAAGYGSLNDNMYLLSDKQTLTTYVKDTIHVYGSGTYEQIKDHRNNVDPMNMAGYKFAFAFLFTPFIMGALFLFGMYAGKKKWFYDVSANQKQYGHWATVLVPLSLLLKGTMYLWPDANWAGSTHMLGGSLLSLGYIAGFAWLYAKCEKSFLMKAFESVGRISLSNYLMQTVICTTIFYGYGLGYFGKLGMIAGIFVCIGIYGIQLIGSYMYVQKFKTGPVEKLLRIWTNFSWSGKPKEKKALPTEVNHPFVG
- a CDS encoding undecaprenyl-diphosphatase, translating into MLSAINSVDYTIFHAVNQYASHVKPLDSLMVFFADYAQYVLIVLLGLFLLINKNGSRVVAFQALCACATGVIINKVISLFAYRDRPFISHHVNQLIDHAANSSFPSDHATSALVITFTIWLHFKRSGRMWVVMGALIAFSRVWVGVHYPFDVLTGAILGCVLALFIHYVIFNTKLMRAITNLSIFRKSAYDEQSQYY